One Hordeum vulgare subsp. vulgare chromosome 4H, MorexV3_pseudomolecules_assembly, whole genome shotgun sequence DNA window includes the following coding sequences:
- the LOC123449022 gene encoding telomere repeat-binding protein 5-like, with translation MVFQKRTSSEMESCGGSHVAEMPRVPKSARGKRSVRKKESQGQAMCAFDLLATVAGKLLDEGEGSLGNMSAGSPVLAASAKDVCVKQEQCDEEGKHLKNDVMDQDSCNESALISHIASQRLADHHARKGEDLNEVPKAKSEAVDKEPSMISCTKADLGSNFGAIADRWSPESVESGAFTGDAAANVMALAAAAFNKNAPDMYNLLDPMDVDVKPPPLVSSDSTGEMPLYGGKIHRSVSFPRGPKGGAECSVDRENDDDDDKSSGCTHSSTATNRGFRPNCTADQSRVKKFLACKYRKVAPARMHKGDLSYSDADRKPSFRNKKMYYTRQRTQRSTFKRRKMLDRHSTLMPEEFAKSNAKRTTKVNAREPHAASLEANKGSNSTPFHGSCKSNDCHVKLKIKSFKVPELLIEIPETASVGSLKKTVLEAVNAMLGGGLRVGVLHHGKKIRDDSKTLIQAGIGHDDMLDNIGFSLEPNCTRHSSQVAAPEDIEFLETVETTEPLARIAPADSSSKHGEVDASQELALTPLTANYQGNDHDSVHSPGGISSPEKASANSRAIVPVTPVDSSAGAIVPANKAKRSAEQGQRRIRRPFSVAEVEALVLAVEKLGTGRWRDVKLRAFDNAKHRTYVDLKDKWKTLVHTASISPQQRRGEPVPQDLLDRVLAAQSYWSQQQAKLQPKTPPLAEARLLT, from the exons ATGGTGTTCCAGAAGAGGACGTCGTCGGAGATGGAGTCGTGCGGCGGAAGCCACGTCGCGGAGATGCCGCGCGTCCCGAAATCCGCGAGG GGCAAGAGATCAGTTAGGAAGAAGGAGAGCCAGGGCCAGGCGATGTGCGCGTTTGACCTTCTCGCGACGGTGGCCGGCAAGCTGCTCGATGAGGGCGAGGGCTCGCTGGGGAACATGAGCGCCGGCTCCCCTGTCCTCGCTGCCTCTGCCAAGGATGTCTGCGTGAAGCAAGAGCAGTGCGATGAGGAGGGGAAGCACctcaagaatgatgtgatggaccaggACAGCTGCAATGAGAGCGCGTTGATCTCCCACATTGCGTCTCAGAGACTGGCGGATCACCACGCTCGGAAGGGGGAGGATCTGAATGAGGTTCCAAAGGCAAAGTCTGAGGCTGTGGACAAGGAGCCCTCGATGATAAGCTGTACCAAGGCTGACTTGGGTAGTAATTTCGGGGCGATCGCGGATAGGTGGTCGCCTGAATCCGTGGAGTCAGGGGCCTTCACTGGGGATGCAGCGGCAAATGTGATGGCATTGGCCGCAGCAGCCTTCAACAAGAACGCCCCTGACATGTACAATCTTCTCGACCCCATGGATGTTGATGTGAAGCCGCCTCCTTTGGTCAGCTCTGACAGCACCGGCGAGATGCCGTTATACGGTGGCAAAATTCACAGGTCGGTATCCTTTCCGAGGGGTCCGAAAGGAGGAGCAGAGTGTTCTGTAGATAGagagaatgatgatgatgatgataaatcTTCCGGGTGCACACATTCAAGCACCGCCACTAACAGGGGCTTCAGGCCCAATTGTACAGCTGATCAAAGTAGGGTGAAGAAGTTCCTCGCCTGTAAGTACAGGAAAGTTGCTCCTGCCAGAATGCACAAAGGAGATCTTTCCTATAGTG ATGCTGACCGGAAGCCTTCTTTCCGAAACAAGAAAATGTATTATACGCGGCAAAGGACCCAAAGGAGTACATTTAAGCGAAGGAAGATGTTGGATCGTCATTCAACTCTAATgcctgaagaatttgcaaaatCAAATGCAAAGAGAACCACAAAGGTTAATGCAAGAGAACCACATGCTGCTTCTTTGGAAG CAAACAAGGGCAGCAACTCAACGCCATTCCATGGATCCTGTAAATCGAACGATTGCCATG TGAAACTTAAGATCAAATCTTTCAAGGTGCCTGAACTTCTAATTGAGATCCCAGAAACTGCTTCTGTTGGTTCACTGAAG AAAACTGTTCTGGAGGCAGTAAATGCCATGCTTGGAGGTGGTCTGCGTGTGGGTGTTCTTCACCATGGAAAGAAAATCAGGGATGATAGCAAAACCCTAATACAAGCTGGGATTGGTCATGATGATATGCTGGACAACATAGGCTTTTCACTTGAACCCAACTGTACACGGCATTCATCACAAGTTGCAGCTCCTGAAGATATTGAATTCCTAGAAACTGTTGAAACTACTGAACCCCTAGCAAG GATCGCACCTGCGGACTCGTCTTCCAAGCACGGCGAAGTCGATGCCTCACAGGAGCTTGCATTGACACCCTTGACAGCTAATTACCAGGGGAATGATCATGATTCAGTGCACTCTCCTGGGGGCATCTCCTCACCTGAGAAAGCTTCAGCAAACTCGCGAGCTATTGTTCCAGTTACACCCGTAGATTCCAGCGCAGGGGCGATAGTTCCAGCAAACAAGGCGAAGAGATCAGCGGAACAGGGGCAGCGTCGAATCAGACGTCCGTTCTCTGTTGCTGAAGTGGAAGCACTTGTGCTTGCAGTCGAAAAGCTTGGAACTGGAAG ATGGCGAGATGTTAAACTTCGTGCTTTTGATAATGCCAAGCATCGGACCTATGTTGATCTTAAG GACAAATGGAAGACGCTGGTGCACACGGCGAGCATCTCGCCCCAGCAGCGGCGCGGTGAGCCGGTGCCGCAGGATCTGCTCGACCGGGTCCTTGCGGCCCAGTCCTATTGGTCCCAGCAGCAGGCCAAGCTCCAGCCTAAGACGCCCCCACTGGCTGAGGCTCGCCTGCTCACCTAA